A genomic segment from Glycine soja cultivar W05 chromosome 18, ASM419377v2, whole genome shotgun sequence encodes:
- the LOC114394911 gene encoding WD repeat-containing protein 26 homolog isoform X2, whose translation MGGVEDEAPALKRMKLSSKGLVGLSNGSSGEPVGGSSSDLMARPLSSEGDGEVIGSKGVIKREEFVRIITKALYSLGYKKSGVRLEEESGIPLHSSVVNLFMQQILDGHWDESIVTLNKIGLADENVVQAASFLILEQKFFELLDGEKVMDALKTLRTEITPLCSDSSRIRELSSRMLSPCGQVGSSKRDIVLVRSRSKLLEELQKLLPPTVLIPEKRLEHLVEQALVLQREACLFHNSLDKEMSLYSDHHCGKTQIPSRTSQVDMNGELSIKHKLSGHQKSVSSVSWSPNDQELLTCGVEEAVRRWDVSTGTCLQVYEKNGPGLISCAWFPSGKYILSGLSDKSICMWDLDGKEVESWKGQRTLKISDLEITGDGEHMLSICKDNAILYFNKETGDERYIDEDQTITSFSLSKDSRLLLVNLLNQEIHLWNIEGDPKLVGKYRSHKRTRFVIRSCLGGLKQSFIASGSEDSQVYIWHRSSGDLVEALPGHSGAVNCVSWNPANPHMLASASDDRTIRIWGLKRLNVKYPNVRTNGVHYCNGGELR comes from the exons ATGGGAGGTGTGGAGGATGAAGCACCAGCTCTGAAACGCATGAAATTATCCTCTAAAGGATTAGTTGGTCTCTCGAACGGTTCGTCCGGGGAGCCTGTTGGAGGCTCTTCTAGTGACTTGATGGCTCGGCCCCTGTCATCTGAAGGGGACGGCGAAGTTATTGGTTCCAAAGGGGTTATAAAACGGGAGGAATTTGTTAGGATAATCACGAAGGCATTGTATTCGCTTGGTTACAAGAAGAGTGGGGTACGCCTAGAGGAGGAGTCTGGCATACCTTTGCACTCGTCCGTGGTGAATCTGTTTATGCAGCAAATACTTGATGGGCATTGGGATGAGAGCATAGTCACATTGAATAAAATTGGTCTAGCAGATGAAAATGTTGTCCAGGCAGCTTCGTTTTTGATATTGGAGCAGAAGTTTTTTGAGCTTCTGGATGGGGAAAAGGTCATGGATGCATTGAAGACATTGAGGACTGAGATTACACCACTTTGTTCTGATAGTAGTAGAATTCGTGAACTTTCTTCCCGGATGCTTTCTCCATGTGGCCAGGTTGGTTCTTCTAAGCGAGATATTGTACTGGTGAGGTCTCGGTCAAAACTACTTGAGGAATTGCAAAAACTGCTTCCCCCAACAGTATTGATACCTGAAAAGAGATTGGAACATCTAGTTGAACAGGCCCTTGTCTTGCAACGTGAGGCTTGCCTGTTTCACAACTCATTGGATAAAGAGATGTCATTATATTCAGATCATCACTGTGGAAAAACTCAGATACCTTCTAGGACATCACAG GTTGACATGAATGGTGAACTGTCTATCAAGCATAAATTGTCTGGTCACCAGAAATCTGTTTCTTCTGTTTCATGGAGTCCTAATGACCAAGAGCTCCTCACATGTGGTGTGGAGGAGGCTGTTAGGCGTTGGGATGTCTCCACCGGTACGTGCCTGcaagtttatgaaaaaaatggtccTGGCCTCATCTCCTGTGCATGGTTTCCAAGTGGGAAATATATACTTTCTGGCCTTAGTGACAAGAGCATTTGCATGTGGGATTTAGATGGGAAAGAAGTGGAATCTTGGAAAGGACAAAGAACCCTAAAGATTTCTGATTTGGAAATAACAGGTGATGGGGAACACATGCTGAGTATTTGTAAAGACAATGCAATACTGTACTTCAACAAAGAAACGGGGGATGAGAGATATATTGATGAGGACCAGACAATAACTTCCTTCTCTTTGTCAAAGGATAGCAGACTCTTGTTGGTTAATCTTTTGAACCAAGAAATACATCTTTGGAATATAGAAGGTGATCCTAAACTTGTCGGAAAGTACAGAAGTCACAAACGCACCCGGTTCGTTATCAGATCTTGCCTTGGTGGTCTTAAGCAATCTTTTATTGCTAGTGGTAGTGAGGATTCTCAG GTTTACATATGGCACAGAAGCTCAGGGGATTTAGTAGAGGCATTGCCTGGTCATTCTGGAGCAGTTAACTGTGTGAGCTGGAATCCAGCTAACCCACACATGTTAGCTTCCGCCAGTGATGACCGGACAATTCGGATATGGGGCCTAAAGCGCCTGAATGTAAAGTACCCTAATGTACGCACCAATGGCGTCCATTACTGCAATGGGGGAGAACTTAGATGA
- the LOC114394911 gene encoding WD repeat-containing protein 26 homolog isoform X1: MGGVEDEAPALKRMKLSSKGLVGLSNGSSGEPVGGSSSDLMARPLSSEGDGEVIGSKGVIKREEFVRIITKALYSLGYKKSGVRLEEESGIPLHSSVVNLFMQQILDGHWDESIVTLNKIGLADENVVQAASFLILEQKFFELLDGEKVMDALKTLRTEITPLCSDSSRIRELSSRMLSPCGQVGSSKRDIVLVRSRSKLLEELQKLLPPTVLIPEKRLEHLVEQALVLQREACLFHNSLDKEMSLYSDHHCGKTQIPSRTSQILEAHDDEVWYVQFSHNGKYLASASNDRSAIIWEVDMNGELSIKHKLSGHQKSVSSVSWSPNDQELLTCGVEEAVRRWDVSTGTCLQVYEKNGPGLISCAWFPSGKYILSGLSDKSICMWDLDGKEVESWKGQRTLKISDLEITGDGEHMLSICKDNAILYFNKETGDERYIDEDQTITSFSLSKDSRLLLVNLLNQEIHLWNIEGDPKLVGKYRSHKRTRFVIRSCLGGLKQSFIASGSEDSQVYIWHRSSGDLVEALPGHSGAVNCVSWNPANPHMLASASDDRTIRIWGLKRLNVKYPNVRTNGVHYCNGGELR, encoded by the exons ATGGGAGGTGTGGAGGATGAAGCACCAGCTCTGAAACGCATGAAATTATCCTCTAAAGGATTAGTTGGTCTCTCGAACGGTTCGTCCGGGGAGCCTGTTGGAGGCTCTTCTAGTGACTTGATGGCTCGGCCCCTGTCATCTGAAGGGGACGGCGAAGTTATTGGTTCCAAAGGGGTTATAAAACGGGAGGAATTTGTTAGGATAATCACGAAGGCATTGTATTCGCTTGGTTACAAGAAGAGTGGGGTACGCCTAGAGGAGGAGTCTGGCATACCTTTGCACTCGTCCGTGGTGAATCTGTTTATGCAGCAAATACTTGATGGGCATTGGGATGAGAGCATAGTCACATTGAATAAAATTGGTCTAGCAGATGAAAATGTTGTCCAGGCAGCTTCGTTTTTGATATTGGAGCAGAAGTTTTTTGAGCTTCTGGATGGGGAAAAGGTCATGGATGCATTGAAGACATTGAGGACTGAGATTACACCACTTTGTTCTGATAGTAGTAGAATTCGTGAACTTTCTTCCCGGATGCTTTCTCCATGTGGCCAGGTTGGTTCTTCTAAGCGAGATATTGTACTGGTGAGGTCTCGGTCAAAACTACTTGAGGAATTGCAAAAACTGCTTCCCCCAACAGTATTGATACCTGAAAAGAGATTGGAACATCTAGTTGAACAGGCCCTTGTCTTGCAACGTGAGGCTTGCCTGTTTCACAACTCATTGGATAAAGAGATGTCATTATATTCAGATCATCACTGTGGAAAAACTCAGATACCTTCTAGGACATCACAG ATATTAGAAGCACACGATGATGAAGTTTGGTATGTACAATTTTCGCATAATGGGAAATATTTAGCTTCAGCATCAAATGATCGATCTGCAATCATTTGGGAG GTTGACATGAATGGTGAACTGTCTATCAAGCATAAATTGTCTGGTCACCAGAAATCTGTTTCTTCTGTTTCATGGAGTCCTAATGACCAAGAGCTCCTCACATGTGGTGTGGAGGAGGCTGTTAGGCGTTGGGATGTCTCCACCGGTACGTGCCTGcaagtttatgaaaaaaatggtccTGGCCTCATCTCCTGTGCATGGTTTCCAAGTGGGAAATATATACTTTCTGGCCTTAGTGACAAGAGCATTTGCATGTGGGATTTAGATGGGAAAGAAGTGGAATCTTGGAAAGGACAAAGAACCCTAAAGATTTCTGATTTGGAAATAACAGGTGATGGGGAACACATGCTGAGTATTTGTAAAGACAATGCAATACTGTACTTCAACAAAGAAACGGGGGATGAGAGATATATTGATGAGGACCAGACAATAACTTCCTTCTCTTTGTCAAAGGATAGCAGACTCTTGTTGGTTAATCTTTTGAACCAAGAAATACATCTTTGGAATATAGAAGGTGATCCTAAACTTGTCGGAAAGTACAGAAGTCACAAACGCACCCGGTTCGTTATCAGATCTTGCCTTGGTGGTCTTAAGCAATCTTTTATTGCTAGTGGTAGTGAGGATTCTCAG GTTTACATATGGCACAGAAGCTCAGGGGATTTAGTAGAGGCATTGCCTGGTCATTCTGGAGCAGTTAACTGTGTGAGCTGGAATCCAGCTAACCCACACATGTTAGCTTCCGCCAGTGATGACCGGACAATTCGGATATGGGGCCTAAAGCGCCTGAATGTAAAGTACCCTAATGTACGCACCAATGGCGTCCATTACTGCAATGGGGGAGAACTTAGATGA